The following nucleotide sequence is from Acinetobacter equi.
ATGTTGCGTTGAACGAATGTCTGAAATTAAGCCTACTTTGTCTTTACGATATATTTTAACTCTTGAAGAATCTCAAGATGGTTTTGCTTTAGCAACATTTGGAAAAAAGCAATTTACCCGTTTTATTACACCAGTAATTAGTATTGCAATTATTGTTTGGGGTTTTTACCTTGGTCTTGATGGTGTTGGTGGCTATTACGTTGCTTTAGGTGCTTTTTTCTTAATTTTACAAATTTTAATGCGCTATTGGTTTTTACCAATGATGTTTAAACGTCAGTTTGTAAAATATCAAATTGGTAAAAGTGAGCAAGGTATAGATTTATATCAAGAAAAAGCTGAAATTTTTAGTAATGGACATAAAAGAGAATTTGAATATTCAAATGTACAAAATTTTGCAATTGGTCGTTTAACCTATATGTTAGAGTTGAAAATGGGACAATCTAAAAATCCTACAGCGGTGATTGTACCTAAAAGTGCATTTAAAGATGTAGCAGATCAAACATTATTTGAAAATACTTTCAAAAAATAATATTGAATAAATAAGCAAGGAAGATGATGAATACTCGTCCATCAAAAATTGTCTGTGTCGGTCGTAGCTATGCAGATCATGCAAGAGAATTAGGTAATGCAATTCCTGATAGACCTGTTCTTTTCATTAAACCGCCAAGTAGTTTAAGTTCTTTAGAAGCTGATATTTCTTGGAACGAAGCTTTAGGTAGTTGTCATTATGAATGTGAATTAACATTACGTATTGATCAAACTTTAAAAGCTGAAACAGATCCACAAAAAGCTTTAGCAGCAGTGGGTGCAGTTACTTTGGGTTTAGATTTAACACTGCGTGATTTACAAGATGATTTGAAGAAGAAAGGTCAGCCTTGGGAACGTGCTAAAGCTTATGATGGTTCATGTGTTTTAGCAGATTGGGTTGATGTTTCTGAAATTGCTGACTGGGATAAAGTAAATTATACCTTGCATGTTAATGATGAATTACGTCAGCATGGAAATACTGAATTCTTGATTTTTGATATCGGTGCATTATTGGTTGATATTAATCAAGTATTTACGTTAGAGGCAGGTGATGTCGTGATGACAGGAACTCCTGCTGGAGTGGCAGCATTACAATCTGGTGATCAATTAAAAATGACTTTAAAAGGTCGTAGCCAAGATTATATTTGGACAACTGCTGTCAAAGCATAAAGTCTTTTCAATTCAATAAAAAAGGACTGCTTTAGCAGTCCTTTTTTATTAATCTTTAAGGAGATGTTGAAACTTACTATGAAGTTTTAATAATTTCGGTGGAATTGCGAAGTTGCAATAACCTTGAGTTGGGTTCTTCACAAAGAAACTTTGATGATATTCTTCAGCAGGGAAAAAAGTTGGTACTGGAGTAACTTCAGTCACAATATTCAAATCTTCTGCTTTTAATGCATCTATCGCTTGTTGTGCAAGTTGCTTCTGTTCTTCATCATAATAATAAATTACAGAACGATATTGTGTTCCAATATCATTACCTTGGCGGTTTAATGTTGTTGGATCATGTGTTGCAAAGAAAACATCTAGAAGATGTTTATATTGAATTTGAGTTTCATCAAAATCAACTAAAATAACTTCTGCATGGTTTGTATCACCTTTGCACACTTCTTCATAGCTAGGATTGATGGTATTTCCACCGGCATAACCACAAGTGACTTTCTGAACACCGATTAAGCGTGAAAAAATAGCTTCTGTACACCAGAAACAACCTCCACCAAAGAGTGCTTGTTGCATGGTAATATCCCTAAAAAATACTCGGTTTTATATATAGGGGCATTTGTGGAAAATTACAATGTATCTTTTATAAAAAAAGCTTACCGAAGTAAGCCTTATATTTGATTAACGAGGCTGAATAACACTTTCAAATTCAAGTACAGGGTTACCATGACGATCAAGTAGTTTTAAAGTTCTATTAAATACTTGGTAATGGGTTACTTTTGCTAAAGCTTCATTAAATTGTTGATCTAAATTATCATTATTCATACAAGCCATACGAGTAGATGCTATTTGTTCAAGCTCTAAAGTATCTTTTCCTGCTTTATACGCACCTGTAAGACGATTACAGCCATCGGTACCAGTCACGCGATGTGTTGCTTCATCAAACTGGAGGCTAGCACGATTAGGTGCATCATTATTGTAAACGATCGTTGATTTACCAATTTTGGTAGCAACCCAAGTTGTATTTTGTAAAAGTGTTAAATTTGTTGCTGTCATATTTGCAGAAGTACTTGGAGTAGATTGACAACCTACAATTGCCAAAGTTGAGCTTAAGATAGTAATAGCGAACAATTTTTTTAACATTTTTAAATCACTTTTAAATTGATATATTTCTAATATAAACAGAAAACTAGAAAACACATAGCACTATTTGTATAGATCATTTGCCTATTTATAGCCTTATTGTTGCATACCGTTGAAAACGTGAATTTTAAGGTGCAAGGTCTTTGCGTATTAATGCAGAATATTGCTCACTAGTGAGTTGTTTGTTTTCAGTTTTAGGATTAACGTGAGCATGTTGATACCATTGCTCTATAGTCCAAGCATGACTAAATGCATGTAAATCGTATAAATAATTAGGTAAATATCCAGAAAGTAATAAACGATAATCTGAAGGATATTCATGATGACTTACAGCCTGTGCCATATCAAAAACAAGTGTGGTGCAATTACTTGTTAATGTGTTGTACCATTTAGGTGTTTGTTGTAATTCTTTAGCTGTTAATAAATATTCTTCAAATAATGCACGCATTTCTGCTTTTGGCATGTGAATAGGGAAGAAATAAACCTCTTCATTACGAATATTACTACGTGTAAAAATAATATCTTTTTCATCAGCTGCAATTAAGCTCAGCTCAAATTTTCGGAAGAATCCCCCTAAGGCAGAAAATGACTCACCTTTTTCTTTACGTATTTCAATGGAAAAGGTCAGTGGGGCACTATTTTCAAAATCAAAACTCACTAAGGTATGTGCAATTTGTGGTCCCATCCAATAAGATGTGATGACATTAATACCAGAAATTTTACTTAAATCGACAGTGCGGTTTTCCCATTTTTCATCATAGTCATTTTCAGAGCGCCAGTTAAAATTACGAACATTATGAAGCGTGACTAAATTGCCATGTTGCTCATAGCTAAGTTCACGAGAAACTTCAGGTGCCCAATCTCGATCTTGTCTAGCTGAAATACTAAAATAGCCTATAAGGCTACAGATAAAGGCGAGACAATAAATAATATTGCACAGATGACGGAGAAAAACGTACTGAGTAAAATGAAAGCCTAAATTAATTGTGGCGAGCACAATCCAAACAACAATTAAAAATATACTAAAAATAAGGCCAAGTGGTTGTTGAAACCAAATGACCATACAGACCCAAATTGAAGTACATACAACAAAAAGAGCAAAGAGGGTATGGAAAAAATATTTTCCAAACTGTGCTAGTTTTGATGATGTTTTTGTTTGTTTAGTTTGGGTCATTATTGATCTAAATTCTAAAAATTAGTGTTTATTTTCTATATGTTGCGAACTCAAAAGCAACCCCAGTTTTGTCATCAATATGTTGTTCAGATGCCACTTTTTTAAATTCATTTGGAATTTCTGGATAATGAGCATCACCTTGAACATCTAATTCAACATGAGTAAGTTCCAAGCGATCTGCAATATCAATTGTTTGCTTGAAAATTTCACCGCCACCAATGATAAAAATAGTGTCGGGCTTTTCTGATGCTTTTACATCTGTCACAGCTTGTTGTAAGGCATCGTCAATACTATGAGCTATTTTTGTACCTTCAAAAGCCCAGTTTAAATCCCGCGTAATAATCCAATTCACACGTTTTGGTAACGTACGGCCCATAGATTCTAGGGTTTTACGTCCCATCACTACAACGCCACCTTGGGTAATTTCTTTAAAATGTTTTAGGTCAGCAGAAATATGCCAAGGCAAGTCATTACCTTTACCAATACAATGCTTTTGATCCATTGCAACAACGTGCACAACTTCTAAATTTTGAAATGCCATATAAGACTCTAATTTAGTCAGTCCTCCTTTTAAAAGGAGGATAAATTCGCGAAGTAATTAAACTGCAACAGGTGCTTTAATTGCAGGATGAGACTCATATCCAATAATTTCAATATCTTCAAATTTAAAATCAAAAATATCTTTAATTTCAGGATTTAACTTTAATTGGCAAAGTGCTAATGGTTCACGTGTGAGTTGTAATTTTGCTTGTTCAAAATGGTTGGCATATAAATGCGTATCGCCACCTGTCCATACAAAATCGCCTACTTGCAAATCACACACTTGCGCAATCATATGAGTTAAAAGCGCATAACTTGCAATATTGAATGGCACACCTAGAAATACATCGGCACTACGTTGATACAGTTGGCAAGATAATTTTCCATCTTGAACAAAAAACTGGAATAAAGTGTGGCAAGGTGGTAATGCAACTTGACCAGCTTCTTGTGGGTTCCAACCTGAAACAATTAAGCGACGTGAATTAGGATTGGTTTTAATTTCATTTACTAGCCATTTTATTTGGTCAAAACCATCTTGTTCATATAGACCATTTTCTTTTTTAGTCGCACCGAAGTTGCGCCATTGATGACCATATACAGGACCTAATTCACCTTCAGGACGACCAAAACGTGCAGTTTGTTCTGCCGTAGCCCATTCATCCCAAATAGAGACTTTATTGTCTTGAAGATATTGAACGTTGGTATCACCTTTTAAAAACCACAATAGTTCCACGACAATTGAACGGAAATGAACTTTTTTTGTGGTTAAAATAGGAAAACCTCTGGATAAATCGAAACGCATTTGATGACCAAACACCGACCGAGTACCCGTTCCAGTACGGTCGCCTTTATCACCACCGTTATCAAGAATGTGTTGGAGAAGGTCTAAATACGCTTTCATAGAAATCCTATTAATTTCCCTTATTCGATTAATAATAAGGGGATAAGAAAATTGATTTAATGTGGGGAGTTTATACTATTTAGTACTAATTTTTAAGACAAGATATTATTTAAAATCTGACTAGTAAAAGATATATGTAAGATGAATTAGTGATCATTTAAATTAATATAAAACAATTATTTACATTGACATATTTTGAATTAATTGTAAGAGCTTATGTTTTAATTGTTAAGAATGTTTCTAAATATATGATTTTATTGTATTTAAAATATATAATACAATAAGTGTATTCCTAAAAGTTTCTAAATTAATAAAAATGATAAATTAGATTTATGTGATATCAGGGTTATAATCGAATAAATAGAGAATTACACCCAGTCCAGTGGAGCAAATCGACATGGCAGGCGAAACCCAAAAAGCAAAAACATTATATGATAAATTATGGGATGACCATTTAGTAAAACAACGAGATGATGGTTCAGCTTTACTTTATATCGATCGTCATTTATTGCATGAAGTGACATCACCACAAGCATTTGAAGGTTTACAACTTGCTGGTCGTAAACCATGGCGCTTAAGTGCAAACGTTGCAACACCAGATCATAACGTACCAACATCAACAAAAGAACGTTCAGAGGGTATTTCTGGAATTGAAGATTCAACATCTCGAATTCAGGTTCAAACTTTAGATGATAACTGTAAAACATTTAATGTCGTTCAGTTCGATATTAACGATGTACGTCAAGGTATTGCACATGTAGTTGGCCCTGAACAAGGTTTAACCTTACCTGGTATGACAGTAGTATGTGGAGATTCTCATACTGCAACACATGGTGCATTTGGTTGTTTGGCACATGGTATTGGTACATCTGAAGTTGAACATGTATTGGCAACTCAATGTTTAGTACAAAAGAAAATGAAAAACATGTTGGTACGTGTTGACGGTAAATTAGGTCAAGGCGTAACACCAAAAGATGTTGTATTAGCAATCATTGGTAAAATTGGTACTGCTGGTGGTACTGGTCATGCAATTGAGTTCGGTGGTCAGGTATTCCGTGATATGTCTATTGAAGGTCGTATGACGGTATGTAATATGGCAATTGAAGGCGGTGCGCGTGTCGGCATGGTCGCTGTAGATGATAAAACCATTGAATATGTAAAAAATCGTCCATATGCACCGAAAGGTGAGCAGTGGGATCATGCGGTTGAATATTGGAATACTTTGCATTCTGATGAAGGTGCTCACTTTGATACGGTTGTTGTATTACAAGGTGAAGAGATTGAGCCACAAGTGTCTTGGGGCACATCTCCTGAGATGGTGATTCCAGTTTCACAAGCTGTACCAACATTAGAACAAGCAAAAGATGATGTTCAACGTAATGATTGGACACGTGCATATCAATATATGGGCTTGGAAGCAGGTCAAGCATTGGCTGATATTCAATTAGATCGTGTTTTTATTGGTTCTTGTACAAACTCTCGTATTGAAGATATTCGTGCTGCAGCTGAAGTTGCGAAAGGCAAAAAAGTTGCAAACTCTATTAAGCAAGCGATGGTTGTTCCGGGTTCTGGCTTAGTTAAAGCGCAAGCAGAAGCTGAAGGCTTAGATAAAATTTTAATTGAAGCAGGTTTTGAATGGCGTGAACCAGGTTGTTCAATGTGTTTGGCAATGAATGCCGATAAATTACAACCAGGTGAGCATTGTGCATCAACTTCAAACCGTAACTTCGAAGGTCGTCAAGGTAATGGCGGTCGTACTCACTTAGTGAGCCCAGCAATGGCAGCAGCAGCAGCGATTGCAGGTCATTTCGTTGATGTACGTTCATTCTAATAGGAGCAAACAACATGAAAAAATATACCGTTGAACAAGGTATCGTTGCACCATTAGACCGTGCCAATGTCGATACAGATTTGATCATTCCAAAACAGTTTTTGAAATCAATTAAACGCACAGGTTTTGGTGAAAATTTATTTGATGAGTTACGTTATTTGGATGAAGGTTTTTTAGGTCAAGATAATTCTAAACGCCCTAAAAACCCAGATTTTGCTTTAAACCAAAAACGTTACCAAGGTGCATCAATCTTGATTTCACGTGCTAACTTTGGTTGTGGTTCAAGTCGTGAACATGCGCCGTGGGCATTGGAAGAGTATGGTTTCCGTACTGTTATTGCGCCAAGTTATGCAGATATTTTCTTTAATAACAGCTTTAAAAATGGCATGTTACCTGTGATCTTGTCTGAAGAGATTGTAGATCAGTTATTTAAAGAATGCTTTGCAACGGAAGGTTATCAATTAACAATTGACTTAGAAGCACAAGAAGTTCGTACGCCATCTGGTGAAAGTTTTAAATTTGAAGTTGATCCATTTCGTAAGCACTGCTTGTTAAATGGTTTAGATGATATTGGCTTAACTTTACAAGCTGCGGATGATATTCGTGCTTATGAAGAAAAAACGAAACAATCAAGACCTTGGGTATTTAGTGAAATTAAAGGCTAATTTCTAGAAAATTTAGTCGTAGATAAGCATCTAATCTCTTGATACTATCAAACATAATTATGGTGATAGCTTTAGGGATTTAAGGTTGGGCCTCTGCATGACTAAATCTATAGGAATACTTGGGGTTTTTAGTTTGATTGTACTCATGCTGGTAGGCTGCCAAGCTTGGGATACTGTTCGAATTAAAAATATTAAAGAAACTGAAAGCATGAAAAAAAATGCATTGGTTTTTTGCGAGGGAACTGAAGTTTGTGAATTTGAACGTCTAGATACAATTAACATTGTTGATGAAAATAGATATCAAATTAGTGATGAAGCGATTGAGCAAGGGCTGGTTCGTTTAAAAGGGACTTCACTGAAACATCCTAATGCATTGTATCTTTCAGTTTTGCCTCAACAGCATGAAGTTGTGATACGTTTTTATCCAATCTCAAAAAATAAGGCTGAAAAATTGGTGGTAATTCATCGGTTTGAGCCAAATAGAAATTATACCTTTAAGATGTATCGCAATCGTGGTACTGGGACTGGTTCATTATTAAATGTTTCAGCACCTGAACCATTATGTGTAGATTTGATTGAAGGTCAAAAAACCATACGTCGTTTTTGCAAACCTTATAATGTTCTTAACGGACTTGGAGAGTTTGCAGAAAAAAAAGTTAACAAACGTCAGTAGTTTACTGATTTAAAGAATGGAAATCCTCATGTCTAAACATATTTTGATTTTACCTGGTGATGGTATTGGCCCAGAAATTATTAAAGCTGCGGAACAAGTACTCGCACGAGTAAACGAAAAATTTAATTTAGGTTTGACGTGGGAGGAAGGTTTATTGGGTGGTGCTGCTATTGATGCGCATGGTTCACCTTATCCAGAAGTAACAGCTGAACAAGCAAAAAAAGCAGATGCTATTTTATTAGGTGCAGTGGGCGGTCCTAAATGGGATACGATTGAGCGTTCCATTCGTCCTGAGCGTGGTTTACTTAAAATCCGTAGTGAATTAAATTTATTTGCAAATTTACGTCCTGCAATTTTATACCCACAACTTGCAGATGCTTCCAGTTTAAAACCTGAAGTTGTTGCTGGCTTAGATATTCTTATTGTTCGTGAATTAACTGGTGGTATTTACTTCGGTCAACCACGTGGTATTCGTGAATTAGAAAATGGCGAGAAACAAGGTTTCAATACTGATGTTTATGCTGAATCTGAAATCAAACGTATTGCGAAAGTTGCATTTGAATTAGCAGGATTACGTGGTGGTAAAGTATGTTCTGTCGATAAAGCAAACGTACTTGAAGTTACTGAGCTTTGGAAGCAAACAGTTACTGCTTTGAAAGAAGAGCAATATCCAAATATTAACTTGTCACACATGTATGTTGATAATGCTGCTATGCAATTGGTACGTGCACCAAAACAGTTTGATGTTATTGTGACAGGGAACTTGTTTGGTGACATCTTATCTGATGAAGCAGCAATGTTGACAGGTTCTATTGGTATGTTGCCATCTGCATCTTTAGATGAAAATGGTAAAGGTATGTATGAACCATGTCATGGTTCAGCACCTGATATTGCTGGTCAAAATATTGCAAACCCATTGGCAACGATTCTTTCTGTTGCAATGATGCTTCGTTATACTTTCCGTGAAGAAGTGGCTGCTAAGGCAATTGAAGATGCTGTCGGTGCTGTTTTAGATCAAGGTTTACGTACAGCAGATATTTTATCTGAAGGTGCAACAAAAGTTGGTACAGTGGAAATGGGACAAGCTGTTGTTACAGCATTGAACTAATTTAAAACTATTTTGTTGTAAGAAAACGTAGCCAAGTGCTACGTTTTTTTATGGAAATAAGAGTTTTATGTAAAAAATTAAGTTTTAAAAATCGTAAAAAGAAATGTAAAGAATAGAAAAAAATGAGGTAGAAGATATTTTTTGATAAAATTTGGGGGATAAAAATGCAAGGCTTCAATTATATAATTGAAGTCGAAAAAGATAATAAAAAAGCCACTAGATAAAAGTGGCTTTTAGCTTACTAACGCTTAGCGTGCACGGTAAGTAATACGACCCTTAGTTAAATCATAAGGAGTCATTTCTACTTTTACACTGTCGCCAGTCAAAATACGAATATAGTGTTTACGCATTTTACCAGAGATGTGGGCGATAACTTCG
It contains:
- the msrA gene encoding peptide-methionine (S)-S-oxide reductase MsrA; protein product: MQQALFGGGCFWCTEAIFSRLIGVQKVTCGYAGGNTINPSYEEVCKGDTNHAEVILVDFDETQIQYKHLLDVFFATHDPTTLNRQGNDIGTQYRSVIYYYDEEQKQLAQQAIDALKAEDLNIVTEVTPVPTFFPAEEYHQSFFVKNPTQGYCNFAIPPKLLKLHSKFQHLLKD
- the leuC gene encoding 3-isopropylmalate dehydratase large subunit encodes the protein MAGETQKAKTLYDKLWDDHLVKQRDDGSALLYIDRHLLHEVTSPQAFEGLQLAGRKPWRLSANVATPDHNVPTSTKERSEGISGIEDSTSRIQVQTLDDNCKTFNVVQFDINDVRQGIAHVVGPEQGLTLPGMTVVCGDSHTATHGAFGCLAHGIGTSEVEHVLATQCLVQKKMKNMLVRVDGKLGQGVTPKDVVLAIIGKIGTAGGTGHAIEFGGQVFRDMSIEGRMTVCNMAIEGGARVGMVAVDDKTIEYVKNRPYAPKGEQWDHAVEYWNTLHSDEGAHFDTVVVLQGEEIEPQVSWGTSPEMVIPVSQAVPTLEQAKDDVQRNDWTRAYQYMGLEAGQALADIQLDRVFIGSCTNSRIEDIRAAAEVAKGKKVANSIKQAMVVPGSGLVKAQAEAEGLDKILIEAGFEWREPGCSMCLAMNADKLQPGEHCASTSNRNFEGRQGNGGRTHLVSPAMAAAAAIAGHFVDVRSF
- the leuB gene encoding 3-isopropylmalate dehydrogenase, whose amino-acid sequence is MSKHILILPGDGIGPEIIKAAEQVLARVNEKFNLGLTWEEGLLGGAAIDAHGSPYPEVTAEQAKKADAILLGAVGGPKWDTIERSIRPERGLLKIRSELNLFANLRPAILYPQLADASSLKPEVVAGLDILIVRELTGGIYFGQPRGIRELENGEKQGFNTDVYAESEIKRIAKVAFELAGLRGGKVCSVDKANVLEVTELWKQTVTALKEEQYPNINLSHMYVDNAAMQLVRAPKQFDVIVTGNLFGDILSDEAAMLTGSIGMLPSASLDENGKGMYEPCHGSAPDIAGQNIANPLATILSVAMMLRYTFREEVAAKAIEDAVGAVLDQGLRTADILSEGATKVGTVEMGQAVVTALN
- a CDS encoding DUF4105 domain-containing protein — encoded protein: MTQTKQTKTSSKLAQFGKYFFHTLFALFVVCTSIWVCMVIWFQQPLGLIFSIFLIVVWIVLATINLGFHFTQYVFLRHLCNIIYCLAFICSLIGYFSISARQDRDWAPEVSRELSYEQHGNLVTLHNVRNFNWRSENDYDEKWENRTVDLSKISGINVITSYWMGPQIAHTLVSFDFENSAPLTFSIEIRKEKGESFSALGGFFRKFELSLIAADEKDIIFTRSNIRNEEVYFFPIHMPKAEMRALFEEYLLTAKELQQTPKWYNTLTSNCTTLVFDMAQAVSHHEYPSDYRLLLSGYLPNYLYDLHAFSHAWTIEQWYQHAHVNPKTENKQLTSEQYSALIRKDLAP
- the infA gene encoding translation initiation factor IF-1, whose product is MANKEELIEFEGVVTETLPNTMFRVRLENGHEVIAHISGKMRKHYIRILTGDSVKVEMTPYDLTKGRITYRAR
- the leuD gene encoding 3-isopropylmalate dehydratase small subunit → MKKYTVEQGIVAPLDRANVDTDLIIPKQFLKSIKRTGFGENLFDELRYLDEGFLGQDNSKRPKNPDFALNQKRYQGASILISRANFGCGSSREHAPWALEEYGFRTVIAPSYADIFFNNSFKNGMLPVILSEEIVDQLFKECFATEGYQLTIDLEAQEVRTPSGESFKFEVDPFRKHCLLNGLDDIGLTLQAADDIRAYEEKTKQSRPWVFSEIKG
- a CDS encoding dihydrofolate reductase, translated to MAFQNLEVVHVVAMDQKHCIGKGNDLPWHISADLKHFKEITQGGVVVMGRKTLESMGRTLPKRVNWIITRDLNWAFEGTKIAHSIDDALQQAVTDVKASEKPDTIFIIGGGEIFKQTIDIADRLELTHVELDVQGDAHYPEIPNEFKKVASEQHIDDKTGVAFEFATYRK
- a CDS encoding META domain-containing protein; this encodes MLKKLFAITILSSTLAIVGCQSTPSTSANMTATNLTLLQNTTWVATKIGKSTIVYNNDAPNRASLQFDEATHRVTGTDGCNRLTGAYKAGKDTLELEQIASTRMACMNNDNLDQQFNEALAKVTHYQVFNRTLKLLDRHGNPVLEFESVIQPR
- the thyA gene encoding thymidylate synthase, which gives rise to MKAYLDLLQHILDNGGDKGDRTGTGTRSVFGHQMRFDLSRGFPILTTKKVHFRSIVVELLWFLKGDTNVQYLQDNKVSIWDEWATAEQTARFGRPEGELGPVYGHQWRNFGATKKENGLYEQDGFDQIKWLVNEIKTNPNSRRLIVSGWNPQEAGQVALPPCHTLFQFFVQDGKLSCQLYQRSADVFLGVPFNIASYALLTHMIAQVCDLQVGDFVWTGGDTHLYANHFEQAKLQLTREPLALCQLKLNPEIKDIFDFKFEDIEIIGYESHPAIKAPVAV
- a CDS encoding fumarylacetoacetate hydrolase family protein yields the protein MNTRPSKIVCVGRSYADHARELGNAIPDRPVLFIKPPSSLSSLEADISWNEALGSCHYECELTLRIDQTLKAETDPQKALAAVGAVTLGLDLTLRDLQDDLKKKGQPWERAKAYDGSCVLADWVDVSEIADWDKVNYTLHVNDELRQHGNTEFLIFDIGALLVDINQVFTLEAGDVVMTGTPAGVAALQSGDQLKMTLKGRSQDYIWTTAVKA